CGGCAGGTGCCGATGGGCGGTGACGGCGGCGGGCGGCGCGGCCCCAACACCAAGGGCCTCCTGATCGGCGCCATCGCCGTGGTCGCGGCGGTCGTCATCGGTATCGGCGTCGCTATGCTCGGCGGCGACTCGGACGACGACAAAGGTGGCGACGCGGCGGGGAGCACCCCGACGGCCTCCCAGAGCGCGGAGCCGAGCCAGTCCGCCACGACGGCGGCCGCGGACGACGACGCGGAGCTGCCGAAGGCCGACGCGAAGGCACTGAAGCTGACCGGTACCACCACGGCGTCCGACATCGAGGGCGCCAAGGCGGACGGCGGCATCTACGTCACGGGCTTCAACCAGGTCGGCGCGAGCGTGACCTGGACGCCGAGCGGCATCCCCAAGGACGGCAAGTACACGCTGTACGTCGGCTACGGGGTGCCTGGCAAGGAAGCCAACGCCACGCTCACGGTCAACGGCACGACATCGACCACGCCTGTCGACATGAAGAATTGGGCGAACGCGCCAGAGGGCGACTATAAAAAGGGCTGGACGCATTCGTACAACTGGATCCAACTCAATAAGGGAACGAACACGATCAAGATCTCGTGCGAGCAGGGCAATCAGTGCGACGCCAACCTCGACCAGGTGTGGCTGGTCAAGGGTTGGGTCGACAGCTGACCCGCCGATTTTGAAACCGCCGCCTCTCAGAGAGGCGGCGGTTTCAAACTTCCGGGACTGTCTCGTTTACTAAGAGGTCCAGTCGGTGCAAGAATTGAGGAGGGTGCTGCCCTCGAATCTTGCTATCTGTACTCCGACATCATGGATGCCGGTGTTGTTCGTCGCGGTCGTATCCCAATTCAGGTTGGTTCCCACGCCGTGGTAATTGGCGTGCCACGGCCAGTACTTGATGGTTCCGGCGTAGTTCTTCGTGAGTAGGCGGACGCTGACGTGGTGATCATCAGCAAGAGCGTCGTATGCATTCATGGTGAGGGCGACTGTGTACTCGGGCTGATTGTAGTTGTAGACGATTATGCCGCCGCTAGCGCCAGTTGTGCTGCACCACCTGTCAACGTCCTGAGCCGCCGCTGGGGTGGCCGTGATGATGCCGATAAGTGCCGCGGAACTCGCCACGCCTGCCGCAGTGGTGAGGATCCTTTTCACGATACCCCCTAGATTTGACATGTACCCGTCAATGGTTCCAAAATTGCTGAGTGAAGTCAAGGGGATGAATTGCAGGTGTGGAAATGGAGCATTTCAGGCCGCGGATTCCTCGCGAATGACTGAAATTTGTCCCATCAGCTCCTCGTACGCTGCATGCTCGAACTCCCCTGCCGCCTTGGCTGCTACCGATGCCCCCGCCAAGGCCGCAGCTCGCGCCAGCCGGTCCGGCCACGGCAGGTGTTCCACCAGGCCCGAGAGCAGGCCCGCCACGGCCGAGTCGCCGGCGCCGGTC
Above is a genomic segment from Streptomyces sp. R21 containing:
- a CDS encoding carbohydrate-binding protein — its product is MTPGNNGASTPEDDDPFGYLYADGQANGAVPPSGGGGYGYPGSVNRVRAVGERQYGQPQAAQTTPYGQQVPQQPQPYGQPNAQYAAPETFPGGADTTRQVPMGGDGGGRRGPNTKGLLIGAIAVVAAVVIGIGVAMLGGDSDDDKGGDAAGSTPTASQSAEPSQSATTAAADDDAELPKADAKALKLTGTTTASDIEGAKADGGIYVTGFNQVGASVTWTPSGIPKDGKYTLYVGYGVPGKEANATLTVNGTTSTTPVDMKNWANAPEGDYKKGWTHSYNWIQLNKGTNTIKISCEQGNQCDANLDQVWLVKGWVDS